A genome region from Nitrosopumilus oxyclinae includes the following:
- a CDS encoding Rieske (2Fe-2S) protein has translation MGKIIAGKTSDIPPGKMIKASIDGRDILVANIDGEYCATDDSCTHSGSSLSEGKLDGCTITCGWHAAEFDCKTGKLMKFPAKIRDLTSYNVVVESDNVFVEI, from the coding sequence ATGGGAAAAATTATTGCCGGTAAAACATCAGATATACCACCTGGAAAAATGATCAAAGCATCTATTGATGGTAGAGATATCCTCGTTGCAAACATTGATGGAGAATATTGTGCTACAGATGACTCATGTACTCATTCAGGCTCTAGTCTATCTGAAGGGAAATTAGATGGTTGTACAATTACTTGTGGATGGCATGCAGCAGAATTTGATTGTAAAACTGGTAAATTAATGAAATTCCCAGCAAAAATTAGAGATTTAACATCATACAATGTTGTCGTAGAATCAGACAATGTCTTTGTAGAGATATAA
- a CDS encoding transketolase family protein yields MNEPIMTDMRSEYSKSLIQLGKENPNVVVLGADTTDSLKTSGFGNEFPNRFFNVGIAEANLVTMSAGLAASGKISFASTYAIFLPGRAVDQIRNNVAYPSPPGKKGLNVKLVTSHGGLSVGPDGGSHQTIEDIAIMRVIPNFRVFIPADTVAVSKLTQLMAREYGPFYMRMARSKTPLVHSDSQEFQIGKGITLRDGSDCTIAACGITVRMALETAESLQQEGISCRVLDMFSIKPIDHELLEKAARETGCIVTTEEHNIIGGMGSAVAESVSESYPVPIKRIGAQDMFGESARDNEVPLLLEKHGITSFNMAKQVKEIRSKKL; encoded by the coding sequence TTGAATGAACCAATAATGACTGACATGCGTTCAGAATATTCTAAATCTTTAATTCAATTAGGAAAAGAAAATCCTAACGTTGTTGTTTTAGGTGCAGATACAACTGATTCATTAAAAACTTCAGGGTTTGGTAACGAATTTCCAAATCGATTTTTTAATGTAGGTATTGCTGAAGCTAATCTAGTTACAATGTCTGCAGGATTAGCCGCTTCTGGAAAAATTTCTTTTGCAAGTACTTATGCGATATTTTTACCTGGTAGGGCAGTTGATCAAATTAGAAATAATGTTGCATATCCATCACCTCCAGGAAAAAAAGGCCTTAATGTAAAATTAGTTACATCCCATGGTGGTTTGTCAGTAGGTCCTGATGGAGGTTCACATCAAACTATTGAAGACATTGCTATAATGAGAGTTATCCCCAATTTCCGAGTTTTTATTCCTGCTGACACTGTAGCCGTCTCAAAACTAACTCAATTAATGGCTAGAGAATATGGTCCATTTTACATGAGGATGGCAAGATCAAAAACACCTCTTGTCCATTCTGATTCTCAAGAATTTCAAATTGGAAAAGGAATTACGTTAAGGGATGGTTCTGATTGCACTATCGCAGCATGCGGTATTACAGTTAGGATGGCTTTAGAAACTGCTGAATCATTACAACAAGAAGGAATCTCTTGTAGAGTTTTAGATATGTTTTCGATCAAACCAATTGACCATGAACTTTTAGAAAAAGCAGCAAGAGAAACTGGATGTATTGTAACAACTGAAGAACATAATATTATTGGTGGAATGGGTTCAGCAGTAGCAGAATCTGTTTCAGAATCTTATCCAGTACCTATCAAAAGAATTGGAGCCCAGGATATGTTTGGTGAATCTGCACGTGATAATGAAGTTCCATTACTCTTGGAGAAACATGGAATAACATCTTTTAATATGGCAAAACAAGTTAAAGAAATTAGGAGTAAAAAATTATGA
- a CDS encoding isopentenyl phosphate kinase yields the protein MILIKLGGSIITNKEKPLSPRKKTIENLSKSLRKIDEPIIIVHGGGSYGHYWSVKYDMHTKEKKYNPKGVAIVKNSMIELNKIILDSLIKNKLNPYCLPPTDFMSGNKPITKKIKEIEKIAKSGLIPVTYGDALWFGQNKTYILSGDKIMTHLAKILKPRLCIFALNEDGLYSDLKSKKLIYELQGERPSISENKMDVTGGMTRKVEEASRIAKMGMNVFFVNGNKPERIVKGVKNKTFEGTLFRGKRNV from the coding sequence ATGATTCTAATAAAATTAGGTGGATCAATTATTACCAATAAAGAAAAACCATTATCTCCAAGGAAAAAAACAATTGAAAATCTATCTAAAAGTTTGAGAAAAATTGATGAGCCGATAATTATTGTTCATGGAGGAGGATCATACGGACATTATTGGTCTGTAAAATACGATATGCATACAAAAGAAAAAAAATACAATCCAAAAGGAGTAGCAATTGTTAAAAATTCAATGATTGAATTGAATAAAATAATTCTAGATTCATTAATAAAAAATAAATTAAATCCATACTGTTTACCTCCAACTGATTTTATGTCGGGAAACAAACCAATTACTAAAAAAATCAAAGAGATTGAAAAAATCGCAAAATCAGGCTTGATTCCAGTCACATATGGAGATGCACTATGGTTTGGTCAGAATAAAACATACATTTTATCTGGAGATAAAATTATGACTCATCTTGCAAAAATTCTAAAACCTAGACTATGCATTTTTGCACTAAATGAGGATGGATTGTATTCGGATTTAAAATCAAAGAAACTAATTTATGAATTACAAGGTGAACGTCCATCTATTTCTGAAAATAAAATGGATGTTACAGGTGGGATGACTAGAAAAGTTGAAGAAGCATCAAGAATTGCAAAGATGGGAATGAATGTTTTCTTTGTAAATGGTAACAAACCTGAAAGAATTGTGAAAGGGGTTAAAAATAAGACATTTGAAGGAACGCTGTTTAGAGGTAAAAGAAATGTCTGA
- a CDS encoding UPF0147 family protein produces the protein MADDSQNKESMKGAIETLEQITSSNSTPKTIKKSITDLIVDLKNPENSLSVRAANTISLLDDVTQDPNMPSYVRTQLWQAVSKLESIRE, from the coding sequence ATGGCTGACGACTCTCAAAATAAAGAATCTATGAAAGGAGCAATTGAAACATTAGAACAAATTACTTCTAGCAACTCAACTCCAAAAACAATCAAGAAATCCATTACAGATTTAATAGTAGATTTGAAAAATCCTGAAAATTCACTATCTGTCAGGGCAGCAAATACTATCAGCCTATTAGATGATGTAACACAAGATCCTAACATGCCTTCATACGTTAGAACTCAATTATGGCAAGCAGTTTCAAAATTAGAAAGCATAAGAGAATAA
- a CDS encoding magnesium transporter CorA family protein, whose product MRKGFITNRLRSNKKSVDTPIENKIETIQGEKFVWIDLQNPDRNDVEKLAEKYNFNALNVEDCMTKFELPKLDSYDDHFFVILHFPPLAQKTGISKNSQLSIFVGKDFLITVHQGDLKPLVELADICKTNVDQQRKDRLLGKSSGLLLHEILDVLVDDLLHTSRKIIANLDDIEDRVFDESKPVARSIALLRREINRLRRIANPLKRFVLEIAKQVKRFPDSQDDELTLFYDDVIDHIDKVIETLEESRETMEIYKDTDFVLSNEKTNKVLAVLTIIFTLAIPSTVIGTFYGMNVDLPGGIGSNSMFLGPFTTFILVIIASAVPAIMMFTYFKKWGWISN is encoded by the coding sequence ATGAGAAAGGGTTTCATTACAAACAGGCTACGTTCAAACAAAAAATCAGTAGACACACCTATTGAAAATAAGATAGAAACCATCCAGGGAGAAAAATTCGTATGGATTGATTTACAAAATCCAGATAGAAACGATGTTGAAAAATTAGCTGAAAAATACAATTTCAACGCATTGAACGTAGAAGATTGTATGACTAAATTTGAGCTTCCAAAACTAGATAGTTATGACGATCATTTCTTTGTAATTCTTCATTTTCCACCATTAGCACAAAAAACAGGAATATCAAAAAATAGTCAATTGTCAATATTTGTAGGAAAAGATTTCCTGATAACAGTTCATCAAGGAGATCTTAAACCACTTGTAGAACTGGCAGATATTTGTAAAACAAATGTTGATCAACAAAGAAAAGATAGATTGTTAGGAAAATCATCAGGATTACTACTACACGAGATCTTAGATGTGTTAGTAGATGACCTTTTACACACATCAAGGAAAATTATTGCAAATCTAGATGATATTGAAGATAGAGTTTTTGATGAATCAAAACCAGTAGCTAGAAGCATAGCATTACTTAGAAGAGAAATTAATAGATTAAGAAGAATAGCAAATCCATTAAAGAGATTTGTACTTGAAATAGCAAAACAGGTTAAACGATTTCCAGATAGTCAAGATGATGAACTTACATTATTCTATGATGACGTAATAGATCACATTGACAAAGTTATCGAAACATTAGAAGAATCTAGAGAAACCATGGAAATTTACAAAGACACAGATTTTGTGTTAAGTAATGAAAAAACAAATAAGGTTCTTGCAGTATTAACAATAATTTTCACATTAGCAATTCCATCAACAGTGATTGGGACATTTTATGGAATGAATGTTGACTTGCCAGGTGGGATTGGAAGTAATTCAATGTTTTTAGGGCCATTTACAACTTTCATACTAGTAATTATTGCGTCAGCGGTACCTGCGATCATGATGTTCACATATTTCAAAAAATGGGGTTGGATTAGTAATTAA
- a CDS encoding isopentenyl-diphosphate Delta-isomerase, which yields MSEEFVILVDENDNPIGKEEKVKCHLPNGKLHRAFTALLFDENGRLVLTRRAKEKMLWPNDWDGTFASHPRESETYVSSGERRMPEELGIEGALDYLHKFEYHVPYKDVGSENEICGTLIGIIDKSIELKEIEGEIDEIKRISSKELIVELKENPQIYCPWMLIALELLEKSDKSMLEKHANILSTWMNSDVHDELQKAIKIHLPNDKWRLVNE from the coding sequence ATGTCTGAAGAATTTGTAATTTTAGTTGATGAAAATGATAATCCAATAGGAAAAGAAGAAAAAGTAAAGTGCCATTTACCAAATGGAAAACTTCATCGAGCATTTACTGCATTATTGTTTGATGAAAATGGCAGACTAGTACTCACAAGAAGAGCCAAAGAGAAAATGTTATGGCCTAATGATTGGGATGGAACATTTGCAAGCCATCCAAGAGAATCAGAAACTTATGTTTCATCAGGAGAGAGAAGAATGCCTGAAGAATTAGGAATTGAAGGAGCATTAGATTATTTACATAAATTTGAATATCATGTTCCATACAAAGACGTAGGATCTGAAAATGAAATATGTGGAACATTAATTGGCATAATTGACAAGTCCATTGAATTAAAAGAAATTGAAGGGGAAATTGATGAGATAAAACGAATTTCTTCTAAAGAACTAATTGTAGAATTAAAAGAAAATCCACAAATCTATTGCCCATGGATGCTTATTGCATTAGAATTATTAGAAAAATCTGATAAATCCATGCTCGAAAAACATGCAAATATCTTATCTACATGGATGAACAGTGATGTGCATGATGAATTGCAAAAAGCAATTAAAATTCATCTACCAAATGACAAATGGAGATTAGTAAATGAATAA
- a CDS encoding SAM-dependent methyltransferase → MKIEEYLETLPENLLSGEDVQLPEKSFCEIFKFVNLGKDDIFYHLGCGNEKGIELAVNEFGVKKAVGIDNNSEKINQAKKNLAEKNIKADLICQNIEDSILSDASVILFWFSDEKIINEMMKKFENLKENTKIITIWGPLPECLPDKVDFPYIINKAPFKKAKNMQEQLLSIFGVKCVDFITAWEFAERYTKSIGSPEIKNDRFLTIIQTLVIWINAKKLGVACGEEIPESIQTYINIMKMHFDIDFEYLLKE, encoded by the coding sequence ATGAAAATTGAAGAATATTTAGAAACTTTACCTGAAAATTTACTCAGTGGTGAGGATGTTCAATTACCAGAAAAATCATTTTGTGAAATTTTTAAATTTGTAAATTTAGGTAAAGACGATATTTTTTATCATTTAGGATGTGGGAATGAGAAAGGGATTGAACTTGCTGTAAATGAATTTGGTGTTAAAAAAGCAGTTGGTATTGATAATAACTCTGAGAAAATAAACCAAGCAAAAAAAAATCTTGCAGAAAAAAATATCAAAGCAGATTTAATTTGTCAAAACATAGAAGATTCAATTTTGTCTGATGCATCAGTGATTTTATTTTGGTTTTCAGATGAAAAAATCATTAATGAAATGATGAAGAAATTTGAAAATCTTAAAGAAAATACAAAAATAATTACAATTTGGGGGCCACTACCAGAATGCCTTCCAGATAAAGTAGATTTTCCATATATTATCAATAAAGCTCCTTTCAAAAAAGCAAAAAACATGCAAGAACAATTGTTATCAATTTTTGGGGTAAAATGCGTTGATTTTATCACAGCATGGGAATTTGCTGAACGATATACAAAATCAATAGGCTCTCCAGAAATTAAAAATGATCGATTTTTGACTATTATTCAAACATTAGTAATTTGGATTAATGCAAAAAAACTAGGAGTGGCATGTGGAGAAGAAATTCCAGAATCCATTCAAACATACATCAATATCATGAAAATGCATTTTGATATTGATTTTGAATATCTATTAAAAGAATAA
- the fsa gene encoding fructose-6-phosphate aldolase has product MKIFLDTANLEAIRKFNDMGLLDGITTNPSLMFKEGGNPKDAMEEITKIIKGDVSLEVVSIEYSGMMEEGKRLRQYGDNVVVKVPMTPDGLKACKSFSSEGIPVNVTLIFSANQALLAAKAGAKYVSPFIGRLDDIGQDGMKLIQEIKEIFSNYNFGTQILVASVRHPVHVVDAAKIGADVVTLPPAVLDKMMLHPLTKIGLDNFLADWDKLKSGNPDIKI; this is encoded by the coding sequence ATGAAAATTTTTCTTGATACTGCTAATCTTGAAGCCATAAGAAAATTCAATGACATGGGTTTGTTAGATGGAATAACAACTAATCCATCACTCATGTTCAAGGAAGGTGGTAATCCAAAAGATGCTATGGAGGAAATTACAAAAATTATCAAAGGTGATGTTAGTTTAGAAGTTGTCAGTATTGAATATTCTGGAATGATGGAAGAAGGTAAACGTCTTCGTCAATATGGAGACAACGTTGTTGTTAAAGTTCCTATGACTCCTGATGGTCTAAAAGCTTGTAAATCATTTTCATCTGAAGGAATTCCTGTTAATGTTACGCTAATCTTTTCTGCAAATCAAGCTTTACTGGCTGCAAAAGCTGGAGCAAAATATGTTAGTCCATTCATTGGAAGATTAGATGACATTGGTCAAGATGGAATGAAATTGATTCAAGAAATTAAAGAAATTTTCTCAAATTATAATTTTGGAACTCAAATTCTTGTTGCAAGTGTTCGTCATCCAGTACATGTAGTTGATGCAGCAAAAATTGGTGCAGATGTTGTCACATTACCTCCTGCTGTATTAGATAAAATGATGTTGCATCCATTAACAAAAATTGGATTGGATAATTTTCTTGCAGATTGGGACAAGCTAAAGTCTGGAAATCCTGATATCAAAATTTAG
- a CDS encoding glutamate--tRNA ligase — protein MNEELKKEIKKMALQNAFEHGGETRDKIILGKILGTKPEFRSKVKEISGHISEIVSTVNQLSLEEQEIEIKENFPEILIPKEKIEEREGLPELKDAEQGKVITRFPPEPNGYPHIGHAKAAIINSEYAKMYGGKFILRMDDTNPEAERMEYHAAIKVGLEWLGIEFDKVKNTSDDMELFYEKGIELIKLGKAYVCTCKREDISKNRRERKACKCSREDIEKNNKNWKKMNNKFKPGDAIVRFRGNMEADNAVMRDPVLFRIIEGKHYTLGEKYRIWPSYDMAVAIEDSIDGVTHAYRSKEFELRKELIDAILDALNMRKPAQGFFSRLEFKGMPISKRIIKPLIEEGKVTWYDDPRLPTLEGLRKRGIKPEAIRKFIMSLGLTKANTLAPFDALEAFNRKFVDPNSIRLFMVSNAKKLSVKNLPISSVEIPNHPINNMGKRTIEIDGNFYISGEDAQTIKEGSQIRLLGLGNILITKQGIEFEGEFIENENTKDVPKIQWVPQKTGHEIKMIIPKTLFNGDEFNEDSLEELDVFTEPHYLQLKEGEEIQFVRFGYCRKDSQNQAIFTHK, from the coding sequence ATGAATGAAGAATTAAAAAAAGAAATTAAAAAAATGGCACTTCAAAATGCTTTTGAGCATGGAGGAGAAACTAGAGATAAAATAATTTTAGGAAAAATTCTCGGAACAAAACCAGAATTTAGAAGTAAAGTAAAAGAAATTTCAGGGCATATTTCTGAAATAGTATCAACAGTGAATCAGTTATCTTTAGAAGAACAAGAAATTGAAATTAAAGAAAATTTTCCAGAAATTTTAATCCCAAAAGAAAAAATTGAAGAGAGAGAAGGTCTTCCAGAATTAAAAGATGCAGAGCAAGGAAAAGTGATCACAAGGTTTCCTCCAGAACCAAACGGATATCCACACATTGGACATGCAAAAGCAGCTATCATTAATTCAGAATATGCCAAAATGTATGGAGGAAAATTTATTCTAAGAATGGATGATACAAATCCAGAAGCTGAAAGAATGGAATATCATGCAGCTATCAAAGTAGGATTAGAATGGTTAGGGATTGAATTCGACAAAGTAAAAAATACATCAGACGACATGGAATTATTTTATGAAAAAGGAATTGAATTAATTAAATTAGGAAAAGCATACGTTTGTACTTGTAAAAGAGAAGATATCAGTAAAAACAGAAGAGAGAGAAAAGCATGCAAGTGTAGTAGAGAAGATATAGAAAAAAACAATAAAAATTGGAAAAAGATGAATAATAAATTCAAACCAGGAGATGCCATAGTTCGATTCCGTGGAAATATGGAAGCAGATAATGCAGTCATGCGAGATCCTGTCTTGTTTAGAATTATTGAAGGGAAACATTACACTTTAGGAGAAAAATATAGAATTTGGCCAAGTTACGATATGGCAGTTGCAATAGAAGATAGCATTGATGGTGTAACTCATGCCTATCGTTCGAAAGAATTTGAACTCAGAAAAGAGCTAATTGATGCAATTTTAGATGCACTAAACATGAGAAAACCAGCCCAAGGGTTTTTCTCAAGATTGGAATTCAAAGGAATGCCAATATCAAAAAGAATCATCAAACCGCTCATTGAAGAAGGGAAAGTTACATGGTATGATGATCCAAGGCTTCCAACCTTAGAAGGATTACGAAAAAGAGGAATCAAACCAGAAGCAATTAGGAAATTCATCATGTCATTAGGATTGACCAAGGCAAATACTCTTGCACCATTTGATGCACTAGAGGCATTTAACAGAAAATTTGTGGATCCAAATAGCATTAGACTATTCATGGTAAGTAATGCAAAAAAACTTTCAGTGAAAAATTTACCTATATCTTCTGTTGAAATTCCAAATCATCCAATAAATAATATGGGAAAAAGAACAATCGAGATAGATGGGAATTTTTACATTTCAGGAGAAGATGCGCAAACAATCAAAGAAGGATCACAAATCCGTTTATTGGGTTTAGGGAATATTCTCATTACAAAACAAGGAATAGAATTTGAAGGAGAATTTATTGAAAATGAAAATACAAAAGATGTACCAAAAATTCAATGGGTACCACAAAAAACTGGACATGAGATAAAGATGATAATTCCAAAAACATTGTTTAATGGTGATGAATTTAATGAAGACAGTTTAGAGGAATTAGATGTCTTTACAGAACCACATTATCTACAATTAAAAGAAGGAGAAGAAATACAATTTGTTAGATTTGGATATTGCAGAAAAGATTCTCAAAATCAAGCAATTTTTACCCACAAGTGA
- a CDS encoding fumarylacetoacetate hydrolase family protein — MKIARLSYQNNETYGFVNGDKVSTKDEITYLTGVPIPQNVKDFLFDGWYDEIKNKIKDLPYGENISKYKLLPPIPNPNKIICLAFNYVDHAKEQGLQAPEDPALVIKPRTALNGTNSDIVCPDFVTQLDYEVELAMIIGKNCKNVSVDDAFDSIFGYMVFNDVSARDIQFKDKQFTRGKSFDSFAPCGPWITTKDEIKDPQNLKMTTKINGELRQNSSSSNMFIKIPEIVSKISKVMTLEKGDIISTGTPAGVMLNKPNAVFLKDGDKVEMEIESLGILNNTIKVVKSN; from the coding sequence ATGAAAATAGCACGATTATCATATCAAAATAATGAAACATATGGTTTTGTTAATGGAGATAAAGTATCCACGAAAGATGAGATCACCTATCTGACAGGCGTCCCAATTCCTCAAAATGTCAAAGATTTTCTTTTTGATGGATGGTATGATGAGATTAAAAATAAAATTAAAGATTTACCATATGGAGAAAATATTTCAAAATACAAATTATTACCGCCGATTCCTAATCCGAACAAGATAATTTGTTTAGCATTCAATTATGTAGATCATGCAAAAGAACAAGGACTACAAGCACCCGAAGATCCTGCACTTGTTATAAAACCTAGAACTGCATTAAATGGTACAAATTCAGATATTGTATGTCCAGACTTTGTTACACAATTAGATTATGAGGTTGAATTAGCTATGATTATTGGTAAAAATTGTAAAAATGTAAGCGTAGATGATGCATTTGATTCAATATTTGGATATATGGTTTTCAATGATGTTTCAGCAAGGGATATTCAATTCAAAGACAAGCAATTCACAAGAGGGAAAAGTTTTGATTCATTTGCACCTTGTGGACCATGGATTACAACAAAAGATGAAATCAAAGATCCTCAAAATCTAAAAATGACAACTAAAATTAACGGAGAATTGAGACAAAATTCCTCATCAAGTAATATGTTTATCAAAATCCCAGAAATTGTTTCAAAAATTTCCAAAGTTATGACATTAGAAAAAGGAGATATCATCTCCACTGGAACACCAGCTGGAGTTATGTTAAACAAACCAAATGCAGTGTTTCTAAAAGACGGAGATAAGGTTGAAATGGAGATAGAGAGTTTAGGGATTTTAAACAATACAATTAAAGTTGTTAAATCAAATTAA
- a CDS encoding polyprenyl synthetase family protein has product MNKTKQMEQNAKIVNKYLNSKLKGNPKKLYDAAGHLIVNGGKRLRPYMVIRSCQILKGKVSTAMPAASAVEMVHNFSLVHDDIMDNDEMRHGVPTVHKKFGMPIAILAGDVLFSKAFQIITDSKLSPIATTQLVSRLAKACVDICEGQLLDVKMAEERKIPSQAEYITMIGKKTAALFDVSCAMGAICATNKAKDISNLSSFGRNLGIAFQITDDLIGVMGDPKITKKPVGNDLREGKKSLPILMAIKLSKGNDKKIILKAFGNSKVSKKDLNKAVEVIRSLGIEQSVRKQALKYAEMAKKSLKSYSGSAKTELISLLDFVVKRSV; this is encoded by the coding sequence ATGAATAAAACTAAACAAATGGAACAAAATGCAAAAATAGTAAACAAATATCTAAATTCAAAATTAAAAGGAAATCCTAAAAAACTCTATGATGCAGCAGGGCATCTAATTGTTAATGGTGGAAAAAGACTAAGGCCATATATGGTAATTAGGAGTTGTCAAATTTTAAAAGGTAAAGTTTCCACTGCAATGCCTGCTGCAAGTGCAGTGGAGATGGTACATAATTTTTCATTAGTTCATGATGATATTATGGATAATGATGAAATGCGTCATGGAGTTCCAACGGTTCATAAAAAATTTGGCATGCCAATTGCAATTCTTGCAGGGGATGTTTTATTTTCAAAAGCATTTCAAATCATTACTGATTCAAAATTATCTCCTATCGCTACAACACAACTAGTATCCAGACTTGCAAAAGCTTGTGTTGATATCTGTGAAGGACAATTACTAGATGTAAAAATGGCCGAAGAGAGAAAAATTCCTTCACAAGCAGAATACATTACAATGATTGGTAAGAAAACTGCAGCTTTGTTTGATGTATCTTGTGCAATGGGGGCTATTTGTGCTACAAATAAAGCAAAAGACATCTCAAATCTCTCATCATTTGGAAGAAATTTAGGAATTGCTTTTCAAATAACTGATGATCTTATCGGTGTTATGGGAGATCCTAAGATAACAAAAAAACCAGTAGGAAATGATTTGAGAGAAGGAAAGAAATCACTTCCAATTCTCATGGCAATAAAATTATCAAAAGGTAATGATAAAAAGATAATTCTAAAAGCATTTGGGAATTCAAAAGTATCAAAGAAAGATCTGAATAAAGCAGTAGAAGTCATTAGATCTTTGGGGATAGAGCAAAGTGTAAGGAAACAGGCTCTAAAATACGCTGAAATGGCAAAAAAATCACTAAAAAGTTATTCAGGATCTGCAAAAACTGAATTAATTTCATTGTTAGATTTCGTAGTAAAACGAAGTGTGTAG
- a CDS encoding GNAT family N-acetyltransferase produces MTKLRIREANDSDKTHVLKFCKNTFSWGDYVEYVWNYWISEGHLFLAEKLDPVGICHAFYSDDQVWIEGIRIKPNSRRQNIASELVKHAEITGLEKNLSFSFMLIDTENPISISMAQSLNYKIFQTWNFYTIEPKNNPNHNVTFGKSVNSKSHSHYVKSWRWLPIDDKILESFYKQNRIVNSSIDDKNSIAIITESEHFDRTLIVTLFSNSDESTCEILSFLQNFGWEKNYERIQILTREKLPSFDTLESKISFHLMKKSLV; encoded by the coding sequence ATGACAAAATTGAGAATTAGAGAAGCAAATGATTCAGATAAAACACATGTTTTGAAATTTTGTAAAAATACTTTTTCATGGGGAGATTATGTGGAGTATGTTTGGAATTATTGGATATCTGAAGGTCATCTATTCTTAGCAGAAAAACTAGATCCTGTTGGAATTTGTCATGCCTTTTATTCTGATGATCAAGTTTGGATTGAAGGAATCAGAATTAAGCCGAATTCTCGACGCCAAAATATTGCATCTGAACTAGTAAAACATGCAGAAATCACAGGTTTAGAGAAAAATCTATCTTTTTCATTTATGTTGATAGATACAGAAAATCCAATATCCATTTCCATGGCTCAATCTCTAAACTATAAAATTTTTCAAACATGGAATTTTTACACTATTGAACCAAAAAATAACCCAAATCATAATGTCACTTTTGGTAAATCTGTCAATTCTAAATCACATTCTCATTATGTAAAATCTTGGAGGTGGCTTCCAATTGATGATAAAATATTGGAATCATTTTATAAACAAAATAGAATTGTTAATTCTTCAATTGATGATAAAAACTCCATTGCAATAATTACTGAATCTGAGCATTTTGATAGAACGTTGATCGTTACTCTATTCTCAAATTCAGATGAATCTACTTGTGAAATTCTTTCATTTTTACAAAACTTTGGTTGGGAAAAAAACTATGAACGTATTCAAATTTTAACTAGAGAAAAATTACCATCTTTTGATACCTTGGAATCTAAAATATCCTTTCATTTAATGAAGAAATCTTTAGTTTAA